One Pirellulales bacterium genomic window, TGTCCCAAACCGGCGACTTGCAGGGCTGCAAGCGAATCGTGTCCTCTTCCTCGATCAGCAATCCGTCGAGCCGCTCGTAGCAGTAACGCAACTCGGGCGAGTCATCGGCGTAGCCCAGGCATCGCAAAGCGACGATGCTCCAGATCATCGGCGGGAAGATCGCTCCCAGGCCGTCGCTCCCCTCGAAACGTTCGATCATCCAATGCCGGGCTGCCTCGAGCGCGCGTTTACGGCGAGGAAGCAAGTTCCATCGCTGGCAGAAGTGCATCGCCTTGTCCGTCACGCGGAAGAAGCGGTCCCAACTGAACAGGCCGGTTCCCCCTTTTAGACCCGGACAACGCAGCGGCGGGAGGTTCTTTGGGCCATTCAAGAACAGCTCACCGATGCCCAAATCGGGATCGAGCGCAGCGACGGGCTGACAGGCCGACATCACCGACAAGGGAACCAGGATTGTTCGCGACCAGGCGCTGACCGAATACAAGTTGATCGGGAACCAACGCGGCAGCAGCATGACCTCGGGCGGAACGGCCGGACATTCGTCGTAAGAGATCTGTCCCAGCAGAGCCAAATAAAACCGCGTGTAACTGTTGACGGCCTCGGCGCCGCCGGCCGCGCGAATCCGGTTCCGGGCGCGCACCATGTATTCGGCACTGGTGTCATGGCCGGTCAGCTTCAAGGCGAAATACGCCTTCACGGTGCCGCTGATATCGAGCCCACCGCCGGGATACAGCGTCCAACCGCCGCAGGGCATTTGCTTTGAAAGGAGATATTGTGCCGCTTTGCGCGCAATCGATGTACGGTGCTTGCCCAGGTAGGCCAGCAAACAGATGTATTCGCTCTCGAGGATCGTATCTCCCTCGAGCTCGGCGACCCAATGGCCATCCTCCTGCTGCTGTTGCAGCAGCCATTGCTGCGTACGCGAGACGCTTTCGCGCAACTCGTCGCCGAAGTTGCCTGCGGCGGGCGACTCCGCGCAATGGCTCGATGCCGGTCGCTTACCATTCCCTGCCGAAGGGCCTTTTCGGACGTTGACGCGCGCTTCCATTCGATGCTGCTCTCGCTACCGGACGATGCTTCCATGATCCGCCGGACCGCTGTTGCGGCTGAGGGGGCAGTTTACGTCACTGGAAAGCTCCGGACAATATCAGTGATGAGAGCGTCCTGGCGCTACGGGCAGGTACGGTTGCTACTCGCCCACGGTGCTAGCACCAGGCACCGGAAAGATTTGGTAGCGTCGACCTGCTTCCTCATCGTCCGCTAGCACCAATGCCGGAGCGAGCACGCCGGTCTTCACTAAATTATCAAACAGCGCGGGCTGAATGTAATCTGTAAAACCGTAATTCCCCGGCGAGCGGTAGCGATCGACCTCACTCCAACTCACCGCGACATAGGTCACACCCAGATCCGCAAGTGCTTGCTTGCGCTCGTCCGAGGTGCGATTGACCATTAACGTCTCGAACCGCTCACGATCGAACACCGTGTTGTAAAGAACCGGCATGCGAAGATCGAATACCTCGGCATCCCCCACGGTCAGCACGGTGTCCTTTGGGGAAAGATGGGCATTCAGGTATTGGTGTCCCGCGTTTACGCGGAGCGGATCGCGATTCAATGACGCAAGACTGACGAAGTAGCTGATGTCGCCTCCCCCTCCACCCACGATCAACAGAAGATTCGCGGCCAGCATAGTGCCGAGCGCCGATTTGATCGGCCAGTGCCAGCGAACAAGCGCACCGGGACTTACCGCCAGACCGGCCAGGAATGCCAGCACGGGCAGAATCGGTATCCAAAAGCGGTCTATGCGATGGGTTAATAGCCACCAGATGGCGAACACGTAGAACGCATACACTGCGAGCCCTACCGCCAGCCGGCGGTAACAACTGGTCGCTACACCCAGCAGGGCCAAGGGTAGAACCAGCGGGCTGATCCAGGGGCTGCGCCAGGCAACATTCGCTGCCGATTCAAAAAGTTCCTCCGCCCCGAAACCCGGCGGACGGTGGGCGCGCGTCCATTGCGCGTTCAGCTCCGCGTCGCGCGTCTGGCCCCCAAAAACCTCGAAGGCCAGTGGATAAACGGGATTTCCCGTGAGTATCCAGTTCTTAACGAACCACGGGCCACAAGCAACACTGCTTGCCAGCGCAAAGGCCATGATGGGTCGCACCCATTCCGTGCGATGCGTCCATCCCGCATCGCTTGAAGCATTTTGCTGTGACGAATGCCACGGCCGCCATGCGCGGACGACAACGACCAACGCAGCGGGCAACAGAATGTACAACACGTTCGGATACTTGCACGCGGCACCAGAGCCCGCCAGAAACCCGGCCAACAACAATCGTGACGTGTTATTCCCACGCTCATCGCGCCACCAATTTACGACGGCATATACCGTTCCCCACAAATAGAGTGAGGAGAAACCCTCCATCAGCCCCAAAGTCGAGACGCGCACGATCCACGGCGTTGAGATGTAGACGAGTGCCGCCACGACGCCTGCCGTGGTACTGACAAAACGTTGTCCGGCCGCCATCAAGCCCAGCGCCGTCAGTGGCGCCGCCAGGGCGATCACGACTTTGCCGACCAGCGCGCCAAACCACCAATCGGCAAACGTAACCATCGCCGCCAATGGCAACATTTCGGTTCCCAATGGCATGTTGCCGTAAACGGTGTGCGGCAAGAATCCGATATGCCCGTTCAGATAAAACTCTTTGGGAACTTGCAGGTGGTATTCGCGCACATCGAAATCGACAGGCGTCAGTGATCCGCCCATCACGATCACGATGACAAACGGCGCAGCCCACCACAGCCAGTTGGTTGCGTTGTCGCGTTCATTGGCTACTTCCGCATGCGTGCCGCTAGTCTTCGCGCGATACTTTCCTCGGAATTGCCAGAGCCCGACGAGCCCCCACACTGTTAGGGCAAGTCCCGGCGCCACGAACAACGCGCGGACGTGCAACCCACCAGCGATGCCTACAAGAAAGGTGTAGAGCGAGACCACCCCGAATCCCACGCCGCACGCGAAGAAGACATGCTCGGCCGGCGTTAGCCCGCGATCAGCGCGGGTCGCGCGCATTACCAAAGTACCTGCCAGCCCACAGACGCCAAACAGCGCAAGCGCCGGCACGATTACTCGCAACCGATCGACAATTGCGAATTCTGCTGGATCGCCCGTCCAGTTGGCCGCTACCTCGTCGGGCAGCAGCAACATTTGCCCAAGCGCGCTAGCTCGCGAATTTCCACGAAGATCCGCGAGGGGCGCGCTGTAGAACAGTGCCGCATAACCGGCCGCAAGCGTGATGACAGCCACCCTCAGCCCGAGACGTCGCTGCGTTTGCGATTTAGTCTCGTGCGCAGCGCGCGCCCCACGATCATGGCTCGGCCTGGTCATATCGACGGCGGGCGCTACTTGCTCAGGTACTTATCGAACCAGGCGGTTACCGCGTCGTAATGGTTGAGAATACCCGGCCACCACGAATGCCCGCCCCCTGGCTGTACGATCAATTCGACCGGCAAGCCAATCGCCTCGCACTTCGCCTTGAAGATCTCTGACTGCTGTAGCGGCACGGTCTTATCCTTGTCGCCGTGAATCAGCAGCACGGGCGGATCGTCGGCCGTCACATGGTAAATCGGCGAGATCGAGCGCAACTGCGCTTCGGGGTCGTTCATTTCGCCGAATAAGCTCTTGAGGAAACCGGGGCGTTTCTCTTCGATCGCCTTCCAGCCCGCGTCCTCTCCCCAATTGATCATGTCGGTGGGCGGAAACCAAGCCACGATCGCTTGCACGCGACTGCTCTGTTGTTCGACGACGTCCTTCGAGTCTTTGTTGCCGTCGTCGCCCGTCAATCCAACCATCAAGGACAAATGCCCACCCGACGAGCCGCTGGTAATGCCCAGATGCGCCGGATCGACATGGTAATCGGCCGCGTGAAAACGTACGAAACGTACGGCGCGGCGCACGTCCTCGACCATCTCGGGCACAAAGTAGCGCGGCCCGCTGCCATGCCGCGTGACGAACAGCGTGTAGCCTCCCTTGAGAAGTCCCTGCACCCAATGCTCGCGCTTGCGTGGTTCTTCTTCGGACGGCACATTCGATTTGCGCGACCGCCAGCCGCCACTCGAGATCAGCACGATGCCGATTCCCTTGGGATTCTCTTGGGGCGTCAGCACGTCCATCGTCAGTGCCAGGCCGTCCTTGTGGCCATAGACGACGTCTTCGATCGCCGTGGCGGGAACAGGCTGAAACTCGGCGGCCGTCGAACGACCCGCGAACAGGAGCGTGCAAATCAACGCAAATAAGGTGCAAGCACAAGCGCGAATCAAGGCAAAACCTCCAAAGCTAGATGACACAAAGAATTCTTAAAAGCTGCGCGACACGGGCCGCGGAACTGTCAAAGCGTTTTCAAATACTCGATCACTGCCCGCTTTTCGTCTTCGCTCAGCTCATCAGGGAAAGTATGGCCTGCGGCGCTCTTGCTCGATAGCCGGGTGTCGAAATAACGACGCCGCTCGGCGCCATCCTTGACCGTGGCCGGAAGCTCGTCGAAACCGGTCACTTCCAGCCCCACGCGTTTCCGATCGTAGCCGTCCTCGGTCCGCAACCAAACGACCGGCCGGGCTGCGGAATGAAACAAATGCCATAGCGTGGGGACCGAGCCGTTGTGCAGGTACGGTGCCGAGGCCCAGACCCCATCCAGCGGCGGAGCGACATAACCGTCCGGCTTTTCCACCGCTGTGCGCTTCCCTTCTTCGCCCAACCAGCCGGTGCCGAAGCGGCGGCGATGCTCCGGTGGCATGCCACTCAGCCGCACTGGATCAGTATTCACGACGTCGATCGACACCCGTTTTTCGGGGTAGGTACCTTCCGGGCCGTATGTGCCATGACACTCAGCGCAAACCCGGCGAAAGATCGGCTCGCCTTGCGCGGCCAGGGCCGTATCGATTTCGTAGGGATACTTCGGCGCCTCGAGCGATTCGATCCAGGCCAGGATGTCGCGAAAATCCTCTTCCCACGCTTTGATCGTCGCCGCGTCATTCTCCGGATACAACGCGAATTGCATGATCGTACGAGGCGTCTTCTCAGCGAATCCATCGATGTAGAGCCGCGACTTCTTCTTCACATTCCACAGCGGCGGCGCATCCAGGTCGTGGTGTGCGTAAGCCGGCATCGTGGCGTCAAAGTGAACGTTCATCTCGTCATCGCGCAGCGCCGTGAGCTGAATGCTGAATACCTGGGCATCGATCGTTCCGTTGCTTGCCCCCAGGTGCGCCGTCAAACGACTTAATTGCCAAGGCTCTGGCTTGCCTCCGTCCAGCATCCAGGCGCGCATCACCTCGTGCGTAAGCGTGGTGAACGCGAAGTGCGAGTTGCCCAGCCCCGGCATCGATCGGCCGGCGACTTTGCCGCCATGACACGACAGGCAGGTCAGCGACCAGCCGCCACGGCCATCGTCGATGTAGGCCATCGGAATGCCAGCCTCGTCCTCGGGCGCTGTGGGCAGACCATACCGTGATAGCGACATCTTGCGCCGCTCGTCGGGCGTGGCCTTCTTGGCCTCGCCCTTCAGCGTGGCAGGCCAGGCACGCCAGATGTTCTCGAACGCGGTCGCCGGAAACTCGGCCGGCAGATAGGGCTTCGTGCGCAGCAGGTGGTAGCCATGCTGGGCCGAGCCCGTGGTATTGGCCTTGGCAGCGGGGCTCGGTTTTGGTTCGCAAGCAGTCTCTTCGGCCCACAGTTCAGGCGTGACATTCGTCAGCACAAAGAACAGGGCAACCAACACCGCAGGCCAACGTCGCATACAAGACGACATGCTTATGTTCCCGCAGAAATGCGCCACGAGTAATCGGCGCGACAAATGTCGCAGCTCGGACCGATTCTGAAATAATCGCGCGGCGGAAGCAATTTATCATAGTCGGGGCCACTCGGCGTTCGATAATAGCGACCGCCAAGCCGCTTTAGGTGCCGCCGGGGCAGTCCCGGCGAGTCGCCAAGGGCAAGGCCGCTACGATCACCGACGAAAAAAGCAGTGTAAGCAACGTTCTACTAAGGGATTAGAGCCGTTCAGCGGGTGTATCACCGACGACCTTGATTCGCCCGGGTTTCGCTTGACTTGGCTCCCCTCCCCTCGGACAATCACGACGGTGGGATCGCATTCCTCGGCGACCTCGGACGTACCTATGCAACGACGCGTCATTCACACTCTGCTGGCCTGCCTGTTGGCGCCCGTGGTGCTTGTTGTGAATGCCGTTCCCCAATCGCTGGCTAGTTGTGCTAGCGAGCCGGTCGTTGTCGCAAAGAAGTGCTGTGGCTGCTGCAAAGCCAAGACCGCAACGACCAAGAGCTGCTGCAGCAAGAAAGCCGCCGAGATCCCCAACCCGAATTGCTGCTGTACACAAGGTCCCACGCGTCCTGTTGCACCTACTCCGTCCGAAGGGCAGCAAGTCGTCAAGCAAGCGCTTTCGGCCTCACTGGCCGAGTCCGTGGGCAGTAGCTTGCCCCTCTCTTCTTCGTTGCGTACTCGCGGTAATGCGTCCCTGGCTGATTTCGATCAGCCGCCGGTTCGCATTCGCTTCTCGATCTGGTTGATCTGAATTTTCACCGCGTGATAGTAGCGCCGCGCGCTGGTGGTAAGCCTGAAAAGCCTGCCGCCTGCCGGGTTGTTGCATTCGCGCATTCGGTCGGTGATCATGCGCTCGTCTTGCGGGACAAGACGGGACGCCTAGGACGGTTCATTCGAAACAGTTCTTCGCTCTTTGATGAAAAGGAAATTTCCATGAAGACTCGTATCGCACTCGCGGGCTTGGTGGCCTCGGCCCTGTTGTTGACGCAAGCCTTGATTGCCGCGGACACGGCGGCCGACAGCACGTTCAAGGCCAAGTGCCCGGTGTCGGGCAAGGACGCCAAGTCGACGTCCACCGCCGATTTTGCCGGCGGCAAGGTCGAGTTCTGCTGCGACAACTGCCCGAAGGCTTTTAAAGCCGACGAAAAGAAGTTCGCCGCCAAGGCTGCTCTGCAGATGCTGGGCACCGGCCAGTTGAAGCAAGTCGCCTGCCCGATCAGCGGCAAGGCTCTGAATCCGGACCAGGTGACGACGATCGACGGCGTGAAGGTCGGCTTCTGCTGCCCGAACTGCAAAGGTGCCGTCGATAAGGCAGATGACAAGGTTGCCAAGGCGCTCGGCGGTGATCTGGCCAAGTGCTGCACGGCACAGACCAAGTGCCCGGTCAGCGGCAAGGCAATCGATCCGGCCCAAACCGTCGAGTACCAAGGCAAGAAGGTCTTCTTCTGCTGCGACGGCTGCCCGGCGGCCTTCGAGAAGGATCCTTCGAAGTTCACGGCCAAGCTGCCGCAACTGACCAAGTAGTTTGCCCTGTGTAACCGATTACGCGGGGCCTCTTTGGGTTTTCCCAGGAGGCCCCGCTTCGATCAATCTTTCCGAACCGGACTCGATCTCTGTCCGTAGCAAACATATGGGGATCTCTGCGCTACGCTCTGGATTGAACCTGGTCATGGCTGCGGCTGTTCTGGTCGCAGGCATTTGCCCGATTCAGCATTGTGCCGGTTGCGAGCGAGCGTGTTGTGCAAAGACGGCCGCCACGGGAGTAGGCCCGTCTGCGAAGTCGCCCGGCAATGTGGCTGCTCAGTCGGCTCCGTCACATAGTTGCTGCCATAAGTTAGACGCAAAGAATGGAGCGACCAGTGGTGACGTAGCGACTTTCGCGCCGCCGCCGAATGATCCGACCGGCGCCCCGGCTTCTTGCAGTTCCTGCTGCCAGCCGATCGAACCAGTTGTGCAGCAAAACGCTCCGCGGTTTGAACTGCGTCAACAGGTCGACTGGCTCGGCATGGTGGCCGCGATCGATTCGTTGCCACGCAATTCTAGCGACGGTGTTTCGTCGTTCGTCGGCGGGCCAACTGCTTTCGATTCTTCGCACCCGCCGCTGCGGGTCCTCCTCTGTACCTGGCGGAACTAATCGTCACTCCGCGCACAAATTGCGTGTGTTGACGTTCTGTTTCACCTTTCAATTTCGAGGAGAAATTCCATGTGTACGAAACGCGTTTTTATTTGCTCTTGCGCCCTGGTTGCCCTGTCGGTCGTCGCTCTGACGGTAGGTCCGAGCCTGGCTGCTAGTAGCAGCGCGGCGGCCAACGAGGCCGATTGCTGCGCGAAGGACGCCGCCTGTTGCGCCAATGGCGGAAGTGCCTGCTGCGTGGGCGCCGAGAAGTCGGCAACCGCTAAGGCGTGCTCGACCGCGAAGGCCAAGAGTTGCTGCTCGGCCAAGGCCGCGCCGCGGACGACGGCGGCTGCAAGCTGCTGTGCCACTGGCTGTGCGACCGATTGCTGCGGCAGTAACTGCGCGGCGTGCTGCGGTGACGCGTGCGAGGCCTGCTGCCCGCAATGCTGCACAGCAGCGACGAGCAGTTGCTGCGCGAGCGTCTGATCGACGCTTCACGTGGTTAGGTCCGTTGTAGAGTCGCGGGGTGTCCTAGCCGGGGCACCCCGCCTTTTTTGCGCCGCGACGATCGCGTCCGACCTTTGCGCGGGATCAGAACTCTTACGGCGCCAGATAATGCTCCGCTGTGTCGCCAACGGCCGCGCCCTCGTTTAAATTCCGCGTACGATGCGCCCGCAGCGTCATCCACGCCATGACCCCCAGGCCGACCACTCCCGACGTGGCATACACCACGCCGTAGCGAACTACTTCCTGAACAATTCGTTTCACCATCGTGCGTTGCACCCTGGCCCTGGCAGTCGTTGATAGCAGGTCTGCATGGTCGTATCGGTCGGGTTGCCAGCGCCGATTTAACGCGCCGCCGCGCGTCGTCAGGGTTTGACCGAATCGAGTTGTCGCGCGGCAAATCGCCTCACGAAATGAGTGCTAGCATCGTGCCGTTGGCGCGCACAATCGTTCGTGTGCCGAATGCCCTCGCGCAACTGCCCTTTTTTCGCTCTAGGCCATTTGCCATACTTGGCCGCCCCTTGTTTAAAATGGCCTGCCAAGGATGATTCGGTGAAGATATTTT contains:
- a CDS encoding alpha/beta hydrolase, whose protein sequence is MSSSFGGFALIRACACTLFALICTLLFAGRSTAAEFQPVPATAIEDVVYGHKDGLALTMDVLTPQENPKGIGIVLISSGGWRSRKSNVPSEEEPRKREHWVQGLLKGGYTLFVTRHGSGPRYFVPEMVEDVRRAVRFVRFHAADYHVDPAHLGITSGSSGGHLSLMVGLTGDDGNKDSKDVVEQQSSRVQAIVAWFPPTDMINWGEDAGWKAIEEKRPGFLKSLFGEMNDPEAQLRSISPIYHVTADDPPVLLIHGDKDKTVPLQQSEIFKAKCEAIGLPVELIVQPGGGHSWWPGILNHYDAVTAWFDKYLSK
- a CDS encoding cytochrome c is translated as MRRWPAVLVALFFVLTNVTPELWAEETACEPKPSPAAKANTTGSAQHGYHLLRTKPYLPAEFPATAFENIWRAWPATLKGEAKKATPDERRKMSLSRYGLPTAPEDEAGIPMAYIDDGRGGWSLTCLSCHGGKVAGRSMPGLGNSHFAFTTLTHEVMRAWMLDGGKPEPWQLSRLTAHLGASNGTIDAQVFSIQLTALRDDEMNVHFDATMPAYAHHDLDAPPLWNVKKKSRLYIDGFAEKTPRTIMQFALYPENDAATIKAWEEDFRDILAWIESLEAPKYPYEIDTALAAQGEPIFRRVCAECHGTYGPEGTYPEKRVSIDVVNTDPVRLSGMPPEHRRRFGTGWLGEEGKRTAVEKPDGYVAPPLDGVWASAPYLHNGSVPTLWHLFHSAARPVVWLRTEDGYDRKRVGLEVTGFDELPATVKDGAERRRYFDTRLSSKSAAGHTFPDELSEDEKRAVIEYLKTL
- a CDS encoding YHS domain-containing protein; this encodes MKTRIALAGLVASALLLTQALIAADTAADSTFKAKCPVSGKDAKSTSTADFAGGKVEFCCDNCPKAFKADEKKFAAKAALQMLGTGQLKQVACPISGKALNPDQVTTIDGVKVGFCCPNCKGAVDKADDKVAKALGGDLAKCCTAQTKCPVSGKAIDPAQTVEYQGKKVFFCCDGCPAAFEKDPSKFTAKLPQLTK